A genomic window from Tolypothrix sp. PCC 7910 includes:
- a CDS encoding RibD family protein, giving the protein MVQHRPHTTVVLAMSADGKIADSRRSPARFGSKADKAHLEKQIAASDATLFGAGTLRAYGTTLTVSHPTLLQNRTKAGKSTQPVHIVITQSGNLNPEIHFFQQPVPRWLLTTTAGASFWRGRSEFEQILVFETPQGKIDLLAALQHLAFLHITRLVILGGGELVASMLELDLIDELWLTVCPLVLAGATAPTPAESTGFPANLAPRLELLEVNQVDQEVFLHYRLQRPAS; this is encoded by the coding sequence ATGGTGCAACATCGTCCTCATACCACAGTGGTTTTGGCAATGAGTGCAGATGGCAAGATAGCAGATTCTAGGCGATCGCCTGCCCGTTTCGGCTCAAAGGCTGATAAAGCACACCTGGAAAAACAAATCGCTGCCTCTGATGCCACTCTCTTCGGTGCCGGGACTCTCCGTGCATACGGTACTACATTAACCGTATCACATCCAACATTGCTGCAAAATCGAACAAAAGCGGGCAAATCTACCCAGCCAGTTCATATAGTCATTACACAATCTGGTAACCTGAATCCGGAAATTCACTTTTTTCAACAACCTGTTCCACGTTGGTTGCTCACGACTACAGCCGGGGCAAGTTTTTGGCGAGGACGCTCAGAATTTGAGCAGATTTTAGTTTTTGAAACACCACAAGGCAAGATAGACCTTCTGGCCGCGTTGCAACACCTGGCATTTCTACATATAACACGCTTAGTGATACTGGGGGGCGGCGAATTAGTAGCTTCAATGCTGGAATTAGATTTAATAGATGAATTATGGTTAACCGTATGTCCACTGGTTTTGGCTGGTGCTACCGCACCCACACCTGCGGAAAGTACTGGATTTCCTGCTAATTTAGCACCCCGCCTCGAACTTCTAGAGGTTAACCAGGTCGATCAGGAAGTGTTTTTACACTATCGCCTGCAACGACCAGCATCTTAG
- a CDS encoding sensor histidine kinase, which yields MAKSRQSSFRRILLTRILLVFVPVLLIGEIVALNKARNSLLKTAKQNLTESAVMKGEKIADAIATLKTSLLIISKTQVIQSALPTETEEFLTKISQQLPTKIDCIQLKNVQTSKIVASSCDGKPIGEENSFVPSQGVDIKVVLPPKLGTTGTRDAKNQLQLLLTAPVYDKGGKLLYSLSLQSALYQQTANKPGSLTGSMVVIAEDGTILAHPSPERVGSNIQEDSNATQLQNTIKNAAIGETGSTNLSFKEGKELVGGYTAISNPLQQESPQKWIVLAVTTTDSALFGLEEIKLILIVLTVGLIGASLLASLYLAPYLANPVEELRDYALNIYSHHTAQPVPHNFKIREFNQLAQALDQMVERLKAWAEELESAWKEAKTANQVKSQFLATTSHELRNPLNIIINCVRLVHDGLCDNREEEMEFLKRADETAIHLLGIINDLLDISKIEAGKLSVVTEPLDLRKLLLEVINIQSVNVQQRGLQLKTDLGSEQIPVKADAAKLKQVLINVIGNATKFTEQGSITIACEMQSTNDQSQVLIHVTDTGMGIDPAQQHKLFRPFVMVDGASTRKIEGTGLGLAISRNLIELMKGSITLTSAGLNQGTTVTIALPLIDISLLSPSEDKGNLEEIEIPTTDEVKSEVNGYDNLQAEPLLNPTEIEDSSATEIDDTEDKLPLLENTGQLTLLTPQSIFSTISAGEACANSTAGER from the coding sequence ATGGCTAAGTCCCGTCAATCATCCTTTCGGCGTATATTATTGACAAGAATATTGCTGGTGTTTGTACCAGTGTTATTGATAGGTGAGATTGTCGCTTTAAATAAGGCGCGTAATAGCCTATTAAAAACTGCTAAACAAAATTTAACAGAAAGCGCTGTGATGAAAGGGGAGAAGATTGCAGATGCGATCGCTACCTTGAAGACTAGTTTGCTGATTATTAGCAAAACACAAGTTATACAGTCTGCTTTACCAACTGAGACGGAAGAATTTTTAACTAAAATATCACAACAACTACCAACTAAAATTGATTGTATTCAATTAAAAAATGTGCAAACTAGCAAAATAGTTGCTAGTAGTTGTGACGGCAAACCTATAGGAGAAGAAAATTCATTTGTACCTAGCCAAGGAGTTGATATTAAGGTAGTCTTACCGCCTAAGCTAGGAACAACTGGTACAAGAGATGCTAAAAATCAACTGCAACTATTACTGACGGCCCCAGTTTACGATAAAGGGGGTAAATTACTTTATAGCTTAAGTCTTCAGTCGGCATTGTACCAACAGACTGCTAATAAGCCGGGATCGCTGACAGGCTCGATGGTAGTCATTGCTGAAGATGGCACAATTTTAGCGCACCCATCACCAGAAAGAGTGGGAAGTAATATCCAAGAGGATAGTAATGCGACCCAACTCCAAAACACAATTAAAAATGCTGCGATCGGGGAAACAGGCTCTACAAATTTGTCATTTAAAGAAGGTAAAGAACTAGTAGGTGGTTATACAGCAATTAGCAATCCTCTCCAACAAGAATCGCCACAAAAATGGATTGTTTTAGCTGTTACTACTACAGATAGCGCTCTTTTTGGTTTAGAAGAAATCAAACTTATCCTCATTGTTTTAACAGTTGGCTTAATAGGTGCCAGTTTATTAGCATCATTATATTTAGCACCTTATCTCGCCAATCCTGTAGAAGAATTACGCGATTACGCACTCAATATTTATAGCCACCACACCGCCCAACCAGTTCCGCATAACTTTAAAATTCGAGAGTTTAATCAATTAGCCCAAGCCCTAGACCAAATGGTTGAGAGGCTGAAAGCATGGGCAGAAGAATTAGAAAGTGCATGGAAAGAAGCAAAAACTGCTAACCAAGTTAAAAGCCAATTTTTAGCCACAACTTCCCATGAATTGCGAAATCCACTAAATATTATTATTAATTGTGTGCGCCTGGTTCACGATGGTTTGTGTGATAACCGGGAAGAAGAAATGGAATTTCTCAAGCGTGCCGATGAAACAGCGATTCATTTATTAGGAATTATTAATGATTTGCTCGATATCTCAAAAATTGAAGCAGGCAAACTTTCTGTAGTTACAGAACCGCTTGATTTGCGAAAATTACTGCTGGAAGTGATCAATATCCAATCAGTAAATGTGCAACAAAGAGGCTTGCAATTAAAAACTGATTTGGGTAGCGAACAAATTCCCGTCAAAGCAGATGCAGCAAAACTGAAGCAAGTACTAATTAATGTGATTGGTAATGCTACTAAATTCACCGAACAAGGAAGCATTACTATCGCTTGTGAAATGCAATCAACTAACGATCAATCTCAGGTGTTAATCCATGTTACAGATACAGGCATGGGGATTGATCCCGCCCAACAGCACAAGCTATTTCGCCCTTTTGTGATGGTAGATGGTGCCAGTACGCGCAAGATAGAAGGTACAGGATTAGGGCTGGCAATTTCACGCAACTTAATCGAACTCATGAAAGGCAGCATTACTCTCACAAGTGCGGGACTTAATCAAGGTACAACAGTCACGATCGCGTTACCTTTAATTGATATTTCTTTGTTATCTCCTTCAGAAGACAAAGGAAATTTAGAAGAGATTGAAATCCCCACCACAGATGAGGTAAAAAGCGAAGTTAACGGCTATGATAACCTGCAAGCGGAACCGCTACTTAACCCTACAGAAATTGAAGACTCTTCCGCAACAGAGATAGACGACACCGAAGATAAACTGCCGCTTTTAGAAAATACTGGCCAATTAACTCTCTTAACTCCACAAAGTATCTTTTCCACCATATCCGCGGGAGAAGCTTGTGCTAATAGTACCGCTGGGGAAAGGTAG
- a CDS encoding Gfo/Idh/MocA family protein, giving the protein MINQITIAIFGVGRWGVHLLRNFLEHPQVRIGAVVDPNPERLAAVKRQYKLDENVLLTTDWQDIKQVPDLMAVAIATPATTHYRLIKDALNQGYHVLAEKPLTLDPVECRELCELAEQRHLILMVDHTYLFHPAVEQGQAVVQAGKLGDLRYGYATRTHLGPVRQDVDALWDLAIHDIAIFNNWLGQVPVKVQATGTVWLQSDKPNHCHCPSPPSPLYPGLADLVWVMLTYPDGFQAYIHLCWLNTDKQRRLAVVGNRGSLIFDEMSSQSPLTLLNGQLEYQNNQFLPLNQSHETLQVEKGEPLQRVCDRFITCISKNTPPIVSSGWVGTELVQILAALTASLQQGGQPMLLGNW; this is encoded by the coding sequence ATGATTAATCAAATTACAATTGCTATCTTCGGCGTTGGGCGTTGGGGAGTGCATTTGCTACGGAATTTTTTAGAACATCCCCAAGTACGGATTGGTGCGGTTGTAGACCCCAACCCGGAAAGATTAGCAGCCGTCAAACGGCAATATAAATTAGATGAAAATGTATTATTAACAACCGATTGGCAGGATATCAAGCAAGTGCCAGATTTAATGGCAGTAGCGATCGCAACTCCAGCTACTACTCATTATCGCTTGATTAAAGATGCCTTGAATCAGGGATACCATGTTTTAGCAGAAAAGCCCTTAACTCTAGATCCTGTAGAATGTCGGGAACTTTGCGAGTTAGCAGAGCAACGGCATTTAATATTGATGGTAGATCATACCTATTTATTTCACCCCGCCGTCGAACAAGGACAAGCTGTAGTTCAGGCGGGTAAGTTAGGTGATTTACGCTATGGCTACGCTACTCGCACCCATTTAGGGCCAGTCCGCCAAGATGTTGATGCACTGTGGGATTTAGCGATTCACGATATTGCTATTTTTAACAATTGGCTAGGTCAAGTACCAGTAAAAGTGCAAGCAACCGGTACTGTATGGTTACAAAGCGACAAGCCTAACCACTGTCATTGTCCCTCACCCCCCTCACCCCTCTACCCAGGACTTGCTGACTTAGTCTGGGTGATGCTGACATACCCAGATGGTTTTCAAGCATATATTCATCTCTGCTGGCTGAATACTGATAAACAAAGACGGCTAGCGGTTGTGGGTAATCGTGGCAGCTTGATTTTCGATGAAATGTCGAGCCAATCGCCTTTAACGTTATTAAATGGGCAATTAGAATATCAAAACAATCAATTTCTGCCTCTCAATCAAAGCCATGAGACGTTACAAGTAGAAAAAGGCGAACCCTTGCAACGAGTTTGCGATCGCTTTATTACTTGTATCTCCAAAAATACTCCCCCTATAGTGTCGTCTGGCTGGGTTGGTACAGAGTTAGTGCAAATTCTTGCCGCACTGACAGCCTCTCTTCAGCAAGGTGGACAACCTATGTTATTGGGTAATTGGTAA